Below is a window of Cryobacterium sp. PAMC25264 DNA.
TGGGCCGTTCGAGCAGGTTGACGCACTGTGCCAGGGTGCTCTTGCCGGCCCCGCTCGGGCCGACGACGGCGAAGATCTCGCCGGCGTCGACGCTGAAGTCGAGGCGGTCGAGCACCACGGTTTTCAGCGTCCCGTGGCCGTAGACCTTGGTCAGCTGTTCGAGGCTGATCATGCGGGGCTCCTGTCGAGCGGTTGGGTGGGCTGGCGGAAGGGACGGTCAGACGACGGGCACGCCGACGCGGTAGTTCGCGCCGCGGTGCTCGTCGGGGAGGCGGTCGCCGCGGCCGTGCAGCTTCTGCCGCAGCGTGCCCTCGGTGTACTCGGTGGGGTACACGCCGCGCTTCTGCAGCTCGGGCACCACCCAGGTGACCACGTCTTCAAAGGTGCCGGGCGTGATGGCGTAGGCCAGATTGAACCCGTCCACATCGGTCTCCTCGGCCCACTCCTCGAGCTGGTCGGCGATCTCGCTGCCGGAGCCGACGATGAACGGTCCGAGCCCGCCGATGGCGCCGGCCCGGGCGATGTCCCCCACCGTCCACTCGGAGCCGTCGTGGTTCGCGGCCTGGAAGTTGGCAACGGTGGACTGGATGGCGTTGCTCTTGACGTTGCCGATCGGCTCGTCGAGCGCGTAGCCGGAGAGGTCAACGCCCATCCAGCCGGACATGAAGACCAGGGCGCCTTCTTCGCTGGCGTAGCTGAGGTAGTCGTGGTACTTGGCCGCAGCCTTCTCGCTGGTCTCGTCGGTGATGATCGTGAGCAACGTGTAGATCTTGGCCGAGTAGCGGTCGCGACCGGCTGCTTCGAGGGCGTCGCGCAGCTTGGTGACGGTGTCCTTGAGCACGTGTTTGGTCGACGCGGCCACGAAGATCGCCTCGGCGTTGCCGGCGGCGAACGCGATGCCGCGGCTGGAGGCGCCGGCCTGGTAGATCACGGGCGAGCGCTGCGGCGAGGGCTCGGAGAGGTGGATGCCGGGCACCTGGAAGTGCTTGCCGGAGTGGCCGATGGAGTGCACCTTGCTCGGGTCGGTGAAGACACCGGTCTCGGTGTCGCGCACCACGGCGTCGTCTTCCCAGGAGCCTTCCCACAGCTTGTAGAGCACCTCGAGGTATTCGTCGGCGTAGTCGTAGCGGTCGTCGTGCTCGAGTTGGTCGTCTTGGCCCATGTTGCGCGCGGCGGAGGGCAGGTAGCCGGTCACGACGTTCCAGCCGACCCGGCCCTTGGTGAGGTGGTCGAGCGTGGACATGCGCCGGGCGAACGGGTACGGGTGCTCGTAGGCGGTGCCGGCGGTGACGCCGAACCCGAGGTGCTCGGTGACGTAGGCCATCGCGGGAATGACGAGGAGCGGGTCGGCGACGGGGATCTGCGCACCGTTGCGGATCGCCGCCTCGTTGGTACCGCCGTAGACGTCGTAGGTGCCCAGCACGTCGGCGAGGAAGATGCCGTCGAAGAGGCCCTT
It encodes the following:
- a CDS encoding LLM class flavin-dependent oxidoreductase — protein: MPRQIRFNAFDMNCVAHQSSGLWRHPDDRSQSYTDLAYWTELAKLLEKGLFDGIFLADVLGTYDVYGGTNEAAIRNGAQIPVADPLLVIPAMAYVTEHLGFGVTAGTAYEHPYPFARRMSTLDHLTKGRVGWNVVTGYLPSAARNMGQDDQLEHDDRYDYADEYLEVLYKLWEGSWEDDAVVRDTETGVFTDPSKVHSIGHSGKHFQVPGIHLSEPSPQRSPVIYQAGASSRGIAFAAGNAEAIFVAASTKHVLKDTVTKLRDALEAAGRDRYSAKIYTLLTIITDETSEKAAAKYHDYLSYASEEGALVFMSGWMGVDLSGYALDEPIGNVKSNAIQSTVANFQAANHDGSEWTVGDIARAGAIGGLGPFIVGSGSEIADQLEEWAEETDVDGFNLAYAITPGTFEDVVTWVVPELQKRGVYPTEYTEGTLRQKLHGRGDRLPDEHRGANYRVGVPVV